In Besnoitia besnoiti strain Bb-Ger1 chromosome IX, whole genome shotgun sequence, a single genomic region encodes these proteins:
- a CDS encoding putative dynein light chain type 1 (encoded by transcript BESB_015410), whose protein sequence is MNAGDKCSPEEFTLWKGAKILWPVDMPDYIVDFIVVRCKQLVEEFNPDKNPLQIAETLKKELDEKWGVYWHVTVGNNFGSYVVHQKRRFIYFTIGHVSFLIYKAH, encoded by the exons ATGAACGCTGGCGACAAGTGTTCGCCGGAGGAGTTCACCCTCTGGAAAGGCGCCAAGATACTTTGGCCTGTCGATATGCCTGACTATATCGTCGACTTCATTGTCGTCCGCTG CAAGCAACTCGTGGAAGAGTTCAACCCAGACAAGAACCCTCTGCAGATCGCGGAAACGTTGAAAAAGGAGCTTGACGAAAAGTGGGGCGTGTACTG GCACGTTACAGTCGGGAACAATTTCGGGAGCTACGTTGTGCACCAGAAAAGGCGCTTCATTTACTTCACTATCGGCCATGTTTCGTTCCTGATATACAAGGCTCATTGA